A window of the Bacteroidota bacterium genome harbors these coding sequences:
- the istB gene encoding IS21-like element helper ATPase IstB: MESINDNIKTLTLEIGLPGVRQNFELLLDEFKDKNKSYDQFLHKLLELEFISRTKSRKASRIRQAGFPYKKYLDELKLEELPADAKTKLQELETLDFIKHGRNIIFAGNPGTGKTHIAIGLGVKACLNDYKVHFTTVPRLITQIKESRSERTLRQFENRFEKYDLVICDEFGYISFDKEGAELLFSHLSLRAGIKSTIITTNLSFDRWSEIFGDTVLTAAMVDRLTHKAHIVNMNGKSYRTKETLQYLNKTL; encoded by the coding sequence ATGGAATCAATAAATGATAATATAAAAACATTAACATTAGAAATAGGCTTGCCTGGTGTCCGACAGAATTTTGAACTTCTTCTTGATGAATTTAAAGACAAAAACAAAAGCTATGATCAATTTTTACACAAGCTCTTAGAATTGGAATTTATATCACGTACAAAGAGCCGAAAAGCATCAAGAATAAGACAAGCCGGGTTTCCTTACAAAAAATATCTTGACGAATTAAAATTAGAAGAACTTCCCGCTGATGCAAAAACAAAATTACAGGAACTCGAAACCCTTGATTTTATAAAACATGGAAGGAACATAATTTTTGCAGGTAATCCAGGAACAGGCAAAACTCATATAGCAATAGGTTTAGGTGTAAAAGCATGTTTAAACGATTACAAGGTGCATTTTACAACAGTTCCGCGTCTTATAACCCAGATAAAAGAAAGCCGTTCAGAAAGAACTTTAAGGCAATTTGAAAATCGTTTTGAAAAATATGATTTAGTAATTTGTGATGAATTTGGATATATTTCATTTGACAAAGAGGGAGCAGAATTATTATTTTCTCACCTTTCATTACGAGCCGGAATAAAATCAACAATCATAACAACCAATCTATCTTTTGACCGTTGGAGTGAAATATTTGGTGATACAGTATTGACAGCCGCAATGGTTGACAGACTTACTCATAAGGCTCATATTGTAAACATGAATGGAAAATCATATAGAACAAAAGAAACATTACAATACTTAAACAAAACTTTATAA